The segment TAATTCTTTCTGCTTCAAGATTAACAACAGAAGGGTTGGTTCTTGGATTGTAATTACCCAAAAATTCTAAAGATTTTCCCCATGGATCTCTAGCGTTTTCCGAAAGAATTAAACGATAGCTAGGTTGTTTTTTTTTGCCTACACGTGACAAACGAATAGTTAACATAAAATAAATAAATTAAAAATAAATAAAATTGTAGCCAAATAATAATATAGCCAAACAATAAAGTCAAATTTAAAAATGTTTAAACTTGACTTTATTTTTTTTGTTTATAAAATAGAATTAAAAAAACAATAAACTAAGCTAAAATAATTTAAATTAATATATGTCCAATTTTACAATTTCTGATTTATTAAATAAAAAAGAGAAAAAAAAAATAAGGTCTAAAATAGTTTTAGGAAATAAAAACATAGAAGTGGTTTTAAATAGTAATAACACTGAAGAAAGATTAGAAAAAAAAGTGCAAGAAATGGAATTAGTT is part of the Candidatus Kuenenbacteria bacterium HGW-Kuenenbacteria-1 genome and harbors:
- the rpsP gene encoding 30S ribosomal protein S16, with product MLTIRLSRVGKKKQPSYRLILSENARDPWGKSLEFLGNYNPRTNPSVVNLEAERIKYWISKGAQTSATVHNLLVSQKIIIGPKVKADNVKKKKTKE